From the Juglans microcarpa x Juglans regia isolate MS1-56 chromosome 3D, Jm3101_v1.0, whole genome shotgun sequence genome, the window GTTTACTAAGATAATCCCTAAATAAATCAATAAGCTCCATTAGACATAAATATGTTGGAATCTTTGTTTATCCACATCCCATCGTCACTTCAAAAACTGCCATTTccattgaatttcaataaatcttCTTCGCTATGTGGAAAATTCTTCTAATATTTAGCAGCAACATATATGCAATCTTCTACCCTTGCTAACGTGGTGACATAGCATTTTCCAACATAAATTGGATAAAAGAATCGTGTTCTTTGGTCGTCAAAAAGacaagattttttcttaaaaattgtTTAACGTGAGCCGTTCATATATGCCGACACCATCCTCGAGAATCGTGTATCAGATAATCTATCTACACTCTTACTAAAACTTCTGAATCTAGGATCCGTTTCATGCTAAGTTGTCTTACCGATCAgacctaaaatataataaaacagaTTTCAATTTGATGTCTAagtattaagaaattaaaatttagttCATTCGTTAAAAAAGGTTATTTTACCACAACCCAGATCCCAGGAAAAGAGTGAAAAAATTCATGAGTGATATCCATAAACACTCCAGACATGTGCAGAATGATATCAAACAGAAAATTTGGATTTACCTCTCTTTGCGCTTCTCTAAGAATCTCTGCAACGACTTTCTTCGTGCAATTGGCAGATCTGCAATATTTTTTACGAataattagtttcatttttacACCAAAAGTTATACATAATCCCAAAACAGAACCTCTTGTCATCTCACCTCCATCAAGTGTCTCGAGTAGCTGTTTTTGGTCGCTTGAAGGAACCACGACTTTCGGGTCCGATCTTCCTTCCACAGCAAGCTTCAAAATGTTCTCTGCCTAAATATATGGGTACATTTGCcccaaattttacaaaatcagAACTAATGCCAAAATAGAAGATCAAAAGTTAAATATAAGACTGAAAATAGAACATTTAACTAAACAAACCTTGTCTCGAGGGACATCGAAAACTGAGACGGTTCCAttgtaaaaaatagttaaagGAGCTATATCTGGAAGGCTCTCTGGAGTCCTAGGCCTGCAATTCATTCAACGGCGATTCTTTTCTTCATGTAAATGATTCCGAGAATAATGGAGGGAACAATGTGAAAAAATAGGTGGATAAATCTCAAGTACCTGAGGGTATGAGGAGCATAGACAGGTAAAGCGGGACTCGACGGCACCGAAACCGAGTTCTTCGTAGGAATAGGAGTGCCGGTTTCGGAGCCCTGGTTCACGGAACCGGAGGCAATCACGGATTTCAGAACCTCCGGGTTGATCTTTGAAATGGCGCTTTGCattcctgaaaaaaaaaataaataaataaacgcaCCCTTCAGCACCCATACACATAACACAATATCAcgagcaaagaaaaaaaaagaaagaagtgatTGTGAACGAAACTGACCTCGAAAGCTTCTCTGGCGATCGAGAAACTTCTGGAACtgagatttggaggaggaggaggaggaggaggagtgtGGACTCTCCTTCTCCATGCCAAAGAAATCGAGCACAACGGTGGCCCTCGACATGTTGTGGGTTTCTTTCTGGACGAGTTAGCTTCAGATTGTAAAGAGGAATGTTGGAGCCGACGAGGATAAAAGAAGGAAGGACGAGCTGTTGCTATAAAGGGTTCACGACTCACGAGattggaaagttgaaacaaatgagagagagagagctgtgtaAATGACCACGTCTTCCGCGAGGGGTCTtcataaaagaaacaaatgcTGTGCAGCATCGAGTGGGATAAGGAGGTGGTATGCAGGTCCTTTTCAGTATTTTCAGCTTTGGGCTGCATTTGTGACCGACTTGACTCGTGCAATGTTATTTGAATCCACTGCGTATGCTGTTTCCCGGTCACGCCCTTCTAGATTGCTTGCTTTTTAGTTCCAAGCTGTTGTTCCTAACTTCTTTCGCCCTTTTGAAtggtctctctttctttctctttttctctctcctctctcttttttcgcTTTTGGTTTGAGTGCTTGGGGTGTATAAACAATATGAATCACGTTTTGTATTTGCATCCCTTGATCATTCATTTGTTGTCGTTTGAGTGCGATGCTTGGTTTggcaaattttcatttaaaaacttCTCTTTTGCTTTGGTTTTATCGAAAAGTGTTGTTGGCTTTTTAGATTAGAGC encodes:
- the LOC121256748 gene encoding protein TIFY 9 produces the protein MSRATVVLDFFGMEKESPHSSSSSSSSKSQFQKFLDRQRSFRGMQSAISKINPEVLKSVIASGSVNQGSETGTPIPTKNSVSVPSSPALPVYAPHTLRPRTPESLPDIAPLTIFYNGTVSVFDVPRDKAENILKLAVEGRSDPKVVVPSSDQKQLLETLDGDLPIARRKSLQRFLEKRKERLTCASPYACYT